One stretch of Rosistilla oblonga DNA includes these proteins:
- a CDS encoding FAD-dependent oxidoreductase, which produces MSDTIEKTVIIGSGPAGWSAAIYAARANLNPVVYEGTVRPEMIPLGQLAFTTEVENFAGFPAGNIRAFVESAVDKSRHWNLPPAPEGHEKDGQPHYAVQGVELMELMKQQALNFGTRVVSDDIASVDFSGDVHTLTAGNGDTVKAHTVIIATGARANYIGLESEDAYKNKGVSACAVCDGALPLYRSKPLAVVGGGDSAVEEATYLANLKGADKIYLIVRRDEMRASKVMQERALNHPNIEMCWNTVVDEVLGDGKLVNALRLRSTVDDSTRELKVGGMFVAIGHTPNTAFLGGAVTMNDKGYIQWTKPFRTNTNVEGVFAAGDVADDYYRQAITSAGTGCMAALDAERYLAEK; this is translated from the coding sequence GTGTCGGACACGATTGAAAAAACCGTAATTATCGGCAGCGGCCCCGCTGGATGGTCAGCAGCAATTTACGCAGCCCGCGCCAATTTGAATCCTGTCGTTTACGAAGGAACCGTCCGTCCGGAAATGATTCCGTTGGGACAACTGGCCTTTACCACCGAAGTCGAAAATTTTGCAGGCTTCCCAGCCGGTAACATCCGCGCCTTTGTCGAATCAGCTGTCGACAAGTCGCGGCACTGGAACCTGCCACCAGCTCCCGAGGGGCACGAAAAAGATGGCCAACCGCACTACGCGGTCCAAGGCGTCGAATTGATGGAGCTGATGAAGCAGCAAGCCCTCAACTTCGGCACCCGCGTCGTCAGCGACGATATCGCCAGCGTCGATTTCTCCGGCGACGTCCACACCCTGACCGCTGGCAATGGCGACACCGTCAAAGCCCACACGGTAATCATCGCGACCGGTGCCCGAGCCAACTACATCGGCCTCGAATCCGAGGACGCTTACAAGAACAAGGGAGTCAGCGCGTGTGCGGTCTGCGACGGCGCTCTGCCGCTGTACCGCAGCAAACCACTGGCCGTTGTCGGCGGTGGCGATTCGGCTGTCGAAGAAGCGACCTATCTGGCCAACCTCAAAGGCGCCGACAAGATCTATCTGATCGTCCGCCGCGATGAGATGCGCGCGTCGAAGGTGATGCAAGAGCGTGCTCTGAATCATCCTAACATCGAGATGTGCTGGAACACCGTCGTCGACGAAGTCCTCGGCGACGGCAAACTCGTCAACGCCCTGCGACTGCGTAGCACCGTCGACGATTCGACGCGCGAGCTGAAGGTGGGCGGGATGTTTGTCGCGATTGGGCACACGCCCAACACCGCCTTCCTCGGCGGCGCGGTCACGATGAACGACAAGGGCTACATCCAGTGGACCAAGCCGTTCCGCACCAACACCAACGTCGAAGGTGTGTTTGCCGCCGGCGACGTCGCCGACGACTACTACCGCCAAGCGATCACCTCGGCCGGCACCGGCTGCATGGCCGCCCTGGACGCCGAGCGTTACCTGGCCGAAAAGTAG